Within Amycolatopsis sp. FDAARGOS 1241, the genomic segment AGTGCGTGAACGCGGTGACGGGCCGCTGCTGCCACGCGAGCTGGCCGGGCCGCGGCACGACGGCGGCCGCTTTGGTGAGCACGCGGTCCATCCCGTCGCAGGGTTCGACGGTCATGATGGTCGCGGTCTTGATCGGTCCCGTGCAGCCGCGGTCCGGCTGCACGGCTTGGATTGCTCGGTCTGCTTGGGCGGCGGTCGCGGGCACGGCCGAGCCGGCGGCGACGGTCAACAGTGCGGCCAGAACAAGGCTCCGGCGCGGCGAGATCGGCACGTGCTCCTCCTGACGAGTTCGCGCGGCCGCCTGCCCCGGTGGCGGCCGGCGACGAGCTGGTGGATCGCCCAGCACATTAGGTGCGAAATCCATCGGATGTCTAGACCTACTCAGGGGAGGTGTGTGCAACTGTCCGATCGTTGTCCGACTGCGTCAATCGTTGTTCACTCCTGGTTGATGGCGTTAACTGACCGGAAAACGCAGGTCCCGGCCGACGTTCGGGGGAGGTCAGTCCTCCGATGGGTTCCGGGCGACTAGCATTCTGGGAGTGCTGACGGTGCTGGGGTGGGTCACCTTCGTGGTGTGGCTGGGCCTCACGTTCTGCCACGGTTTCTACTGGCGCACGGACCAGCGCCTGCCGCCGCTGTCGCGGCCGGCGGAGTGGCCCTCGGTCGCGATCGTGGTGCCGGCGCGCGACGAGGCGGCCGTGCTCCCGTCGACGCTGCCGGCCCTGCTCGCGCAGCGGTATCCGGGTTCCGCGCGCGTGATCCTCGTCGACGACGCGAGCACCGACGGCACGGGGGAGCTCGCGCGCCGGCTGGGCACTTCGTCGTCGCTGCCGCTGACGGTGGTCACGCCCGACCCCCTGCCGGACGGCTGGACGGGCAAGCTCTGGGCGGCCGCACGTGGTGTGGCCGAGGCGGGCGCGGTGGACTTCGTGCTGCTGACCGACGCGGACATCGCGCACGGGGCGGGTTCGCTGGAGACGCTGGTTTCGGCCGCCGGGCGCTACGACCTGGTGTCGCAAATGGCCGTGCTGCGGACGTCGACGCCCTGGGAACGCTTGATCGTGCCGGCGTTCGTGTACTTCTTCGCGATGCTTTACCCGTTCCGGCGGGTGAACTCAGCACGCTCCCGCGTCGCCGCGGCCGCCGGGGGCTGCGTGCTCGTGCGGCGATCCGCATTGGAGCGCGCGGGCGGCCTCGCCGCCATCCGCGGCGCCGTCATCGACGACGTCGCCCTGGCCCGCGTGGTGTCAGCCGCGGGCGGGCGCACCTGGCTCGGCTTCGCGACGAACGTCCACAGTGTACGGCCGTATCCCCGGCCGGCCGACCTGTGGCACATGGTGACCCGCACGGCCTACACGCAGTTGCGGCATTCGCCGATCGTGCTGCTGGGCACGGTCATCGGGCTGGCAGTGGTGTTCCTCGCTCCCCCGGTGCTGACCTTCACCGGGCCGTCGTGGCCGGCCTTGGGCGCCTGGGCACTGATGGCGGCGACGTTCGTGCCAATCGCCCGGTATTACCGGCAGTGGCCGGTGCTGGGCGTCCTGCTGCCGGTGACGGCTTTGCTGTACACGCTGATGACGCTGGACTCGGCGCGGCGGCACTTCGCCGGCCGCGGGGCGGGGTGGAAGGGCCGGCACTACTCGACATCGGCCTGACGCCGGCGGCCGAGGGAGTCACCGAGGGTCCAGATCGACGCGCCGAGCAGCACGAGGTCCTTGAGCAGGAACTGCCCGACCGGCGACAGCGCGGGGAAGCCGCCCG encodes:
- a CDS encoding glycosyltransferase; translated protein: MLTVLGWVTFVVWLGLTFCHGFYWRTDQRLPPLSRPAEWPSVAIVVPARDEAAVLPSTLPALLAQRYPGSARVILVDDASTDGTGELARRLGTSSSLPLTVVTPDPLPDGWTGKLWAAARGVAEAGAVDFVLLTDADIAHGAGSLETLVSAAGRYDLVSQMAVLRTSTPWERLIVPAFVYFFAMLYPFRRVNSARSRVAAAAGGCVLVRRSALERAGGLAAIRGAVIDDVALARVVSAAGGRTWLGFATNVHSVRPYPRPADLWHMVTRTAYTQLRHSPIVLLGTVIGLAVVFLAPPVLTFTGPSWPALGAWALMAATFVPIARYYRQWPVLGVLLPVTALLYTLMTLDSARRHFAGRGAGWKGRHYSTSA